aaatagagccctgTGGAtttccaaatcttacttttgaataattggaagataaattgtttacactgacgaactgataacgttctatTAGGTAAGAttggaaccatgatagggccgtccctgtgattccaaccatgttttctaacctttctaggagaatactgtggtctattgtatcaaaaggtGCACTggggtcaagtagcactaacagggatacgtagccttgatcagaggcaataagaagatcattagttatcttaactagagccgtctcagtgctgtgatgtggcctgaatccagattggaatttttcatatatatatgtagatttgaactaagttgttgggccacagctttttctaagatcttagatataaatggaacgttagaaataggcctgtaattagacaatatgctaacatcaagatttggtttcttgatcagaggtttgataactgctagtttaaaagctttgggaacatggcccagactaagggacgagtttactatagttaaaagagggtttataataattggtagtacttctttgagtaattttgagggaattgcatcaagtgtgcaggttgtgcaatttgcagaagagataatcttctctagttctagctgtgggagtgggtaaaaagtttctaggctcttttctacaactgtgttttgttttatatcagccaaatcagatgacagccaagttggatttaatactgtgggttgaatttgttgtctaatattttcaattttattattaaagaaatccataaaaacttcaccagtgagagttgctgggatttttggttcagtacctgcctgattttttgtgacttgggaaatcacactaaacagaactctaggattatatttattattctcgatcagcgaggccagatacgCTGACcgagctttagtgagagcatttctataccctataaggctgtccttccaggcagagtggaacacttccagcttggtttgtcgcCATTTCTGCTCTAGTTtctgaactgtttgttttaaggtacgGGTTTtgtcgttgtaccacggggcgagctttttctgccttattctttttattttaagtggtgccacattttctaaagtggatcggaataacgaggggacgtacatatattatggctaagtcatagctcatatgaaattaggtaatggtcggagattgcTGAGATTTgtggtaggatattaagcttgtctatgttaagacctagtgtcaaaaccaAATCTAACGTGTGActgcagtagtgtgtaggccctgttacattttgggtaaaaccaacagcgtctagaattgaagtaaatgccttttttagtgggtcatctaccttctcaaagtgaatattaaaatctcctacaattattattttatcattacacacagccaggtttgcagcaaaatcactaaattcttttaaaaattcagagtagggccctggtggcctgtaaatgttaaataatgaaaatgcatcCTTTTTTGTGACCAGGTTTGTAACATGAATggaaaggacctcaaaggaagtgaaagtgtcacattgtttctgactaatatctagagtattttggtagattatacatactccacctcccttgcctgataatcttggcctatgtgcataattatagcctaaaggggtggcttcatttaaagctgaatactCATCTGGTCTCACccatgtttcagtgagacagaaaatgtcGAATTTATGATCAcgtataatttcatttacgatgaCTGCTTTTGAGTTAAGTGATTTTATATTGAGTTGTCCAAATTTTAGATCTGAGGTGTTATGCTATCATCTGAATACGGATATATATTGATTAGGTTGTTTAAACGGGCtaattgagtttttctatgattaaatttagttttaattcggggtAAAGAGACAGTCTAAATAAAGTTGATCTTGGGTAAtgcctcaaggcggatcgcagacagtcggtttagcctgtctgtctgcggcctggtccgggctctggactgtcagcagctgtttacactactctgccgactaactaagagactatgagctatgctgcaagaaagtaaggcagcaccctcccgcgtggggtggactaTCCTTgaatatctcttatcagctaacagtctaaggttgccactaatgtccgggactctggctcccgataaacATCTAACTGTTACTGCTGgagcccctaaaggagtagttAATTTCATGTGTCAGACAATCAAGTCTCCTATAACCAGGGCACTTTTAACAGGCTCcacagtgggtgcttcactgagcggggcaaacctgtttgagcgtggaggagcgtggtgttccggtgggctagctttggcctcagcgttagcattagccttagctttctgGCTAGACCGTCGAGTCGTCACCCATTCGCCCCGCTGTAAGGGCTCTAATGCCTGAGTcgagggggtgctaactctcccaAGGGCACCCGGAGCTGCTAATGCTGAATCTTGCTGTCTATCCTTTAATAACCCCCGGATGCGCTCCTCTAACTTGTCCACCTTCTCCAACAGAGAGCTTGTATTGTTCAACATGAAGcctatttaatttcatttgccCAGGACATGCAGTTATTCAGatattcacatctcaaatgatgtcagtttttttggGACACCTTGTATAATaaggaaatacatttttaatgctttctTTATAATACGTTTTTAATAATATGTTCAAGGTTCAGGGTGGcatggtggcgcagtgggtagcactgtcacctcatgGCAAGAAGGGCTTGGGATcaattccccagctgggtgagCAGGGTCCTTTCtttgtggagtctgcatgttctccctgtgtctgcgtgggtttcctctggctacactggtttcctcccacagtctaaatacatgcagttaggccaactggacatggtaCATtggccctaggtgtgagtgtgaatgtgtatgtttgtttgtctatctgccctgcaatggactggcttccgcccaatgaccgctgggataggctccagcaccccctcgcgatcctgagggagaagtggcttagaaaatgtgtgtgtgttcaaggTTGTGATCATTTTGTTGTTGCACACGAACCAAATATGACAGTAGTTCAGAAAATCTCCATTTCTCTTTTAAAAAGCTGCCATAAGCATAGCACGCTTATCAGAGAATGATATACATAAACTTGAGTACAAATGATGGAAAACATGCAGCATGAAGGAATCAGAACATTTTCCAAGAAAGCTCATGATTCAGTTGATTTTTCCTCCAACAGGAAGAGTTGGGTGGGATCtggagtttgtgtgtgggtgtggggggTGTCCACCACTTTCTGAAGAGTATAAAACTACAGCACTTTCCCCACAGCAGTACATCTATACATCGAATCACAAGAGATTCTTCATCTATCTGCAGGTATGAAACCATTTATTctatgtttattgttatttaacatattatatttgcatttactTACCTCACATTTTTCTTTAAGCACTTGAAGAAGAGCCATCATGGTCCGTGTGACTGAGATGTCATTGCTTTTCGTTCTCTTCATGGCTTCATCAGCTTCTGGTGAGAGTTTCATCTCTCTTACCCTCACTGTAATACTGACACTGCTGATGGAAATACCAAATATAATAAGAATTTATTATATTTGGTATTTCCATCAGCAGtttttactattactatttACTATGTagaactgaccactttaagtgatttttcttcttgtttctgATCTGGTGATTAAACCTGGATCAGGTAATGATAACAGTTATGCTGCATTAATAAAGCCATTACAGTATAGACCGGCTTATTAACCCTAATCTTTATCTGCTTTTTCAGAGGTTACAGAGGTTGATTTCAGTGCTGTCATAGAAGGTAAAGAGATTCACAGGTTCTGGTGATTAAACCTGGATCAAGTAATGATGGCAATTAAACTGCTTAAATAAAGCCATTACAGTCTAGACCAGCTTTTTAACCTTCATCTCTGTCTGCTTTTCTAGAGACTACACAGCTTGATCTCATTACTTTCGTAAAAGGTAAAGAGACTCACAGGTTAACTTTATGAATCAAAGAAAATCAGAGAAATCATGAAATTATCATCGTTATCATATTGATAGATGTTCTTCATTAAAGTACTGTCCTCAAATTTCTTCATTACCtcgaacagaacaaacagataCGAAAGTGACTGCTGCACAGCCATGTCTGCCCGCATGTCCGTTTGGCTGGGTGAAGTTTGATGGACGCTGCTTCAACTACTTTTCTCAAGCTGTGGACTGGGCCACTGCTGAGGTAAAGTCAGGTCTCTTGTATCTGAATTTGAAGGAAGGCATTAAGGGCTCTATTGAGGGATACCCCACTCAAGGTGGCCACTTGAACTGCATTGGTGAGCAGGCATTTGACCCACCACTTGTGCCATGGCGATGCCCTGCTAGTTTTTGAGTTCAGGAcgtaaaataaaaagctctgCTTTCCTTAAACTGCATGGAGCACTGACCAGCATGGATAGAAAGAGTAAAATGGAGTGGCAGTGCCAATCAGAGCCTCCATTTCAGCTGAGAGGAGCTTTCTCTAACGAGAGACAAGCAATACAATAACGAAATGCTTTAGATTTTGGCACATGGACCATGGAGTGTATTTTTGGCCAAGTATCAGTGACATGACCTGTTAAACCGGTGTACACACAGAAGATAAGCATccctattttttgtttttctgtttccgTGGTGGTGGGTGTGAGAGTAAAATAGTGCATACATCATTGCAAAACCTTTGATCAATAAACAAATACCCATGTGTGTACTTTAGTTTAGTCCACTTTGGCCTTTGCAGTCTACCAACAAAACCAAGGGAAAAAGTTACAacatctccaaaaaaaaaaaacatgcggAAAAAAGCATGTTGCATCTTTAGAAAATGAACTCTGTATGAAAACAGCTTGATGGGCTTCAGAGATATTAGCTAACAAATACTGCTATATGAGGCTGCCGTTGCTGAAGcagcatcaaaacaaacattgaCACTGCGCATGATCATGTTCAGAGGTGGGTGGAAGAGCCTAAAGGAAGTAAAAGTCCTGATATTTgcataaaataattacacaaaGTAAAAGTATCTTCCCTCAAAACAACTTGAGTAGAAATTCAAAAGAAGCAGGTTGAAAATCTACTTAAGCACTGTGCCAGTGTTTATCACCATAGGACCTAAGGAGTGTGCAGCTCTGTTATTCTCTTTTGAGAATCTTTTGATCTACAAAGCCCTGAAGTCAGATCACAAATCATTTACAATGCAGTATAAATATCGCCACCATCAAAACTGACTTAAAATACTCAGGAAAGCATAAATCAATCAGTATTTTAATTAAGTACATGCTCTGAACAGATTAATAAAGATGAAAGGTAATTTTAGGCAGTGGCCTAAGTGATTTCGTCACTTAACCaaccacttttttctttcaccGTTTGTAACGCTGTGGAgcaatgaggaggcggacgcatatgctgagataagcaagatttattcagggcaacacggagagatcggggTACAGACATGATGAACAGAAACGCAGAACTCCAAacaatacacttcaaacaatccaaacaccaaacaacacatcaaacaatgcAAAGACCAGCAAGCTAACATGGGaacacacagggcttaaatacaacaggtaTTGACAAGGGACAACAAGAGACAAATGGCAAACACAGGTGATTACAATCAAcagcggagtctagaaacaagggggcaggacagggaagaatcaaaacaaagaaagcacatggacaagtaaacaaaagcacatggaagactgaaaccaaaacaagagcacatggACGACTGGGAGGGGCTAATCGTTACAAAGTTTTGCCCCACCACTTTTGGAGGCATGTCACCACCCCCTGCCCCACTCCTGATTCTGTCATTGGCTACCTTGAAATTTGGATGTGTTATGGGTGTCCAGCGTTTGCATTGCATCAGCAATTCAGTTATTttgccctctttttctctctgtttttctagGGTCTTTGTCTGAATGAAGGTGCTAACCTGGTCTCAATACACAATAGAAATGACCATCAACTGGTGAAGGCTCTCATCCGTGCTCACGACCCCAGTGAGAATCCCACATG
This window of the Pygocentrus nattereri isolate fPygNat1 chromosome 2, fPygNat1.pri, whole genome shotgun sequence genome carries:
- the LOC108411202 gene encoding lactose-binding lectin l-2-like, whose amino-acid sequence is MVRVTEMSLLFVLFMASSASEVTEVDFSAVIEETTQLDLITFVKEQTDTKVTAAQPCLPACPFGWVKFDGRCFNYFSQAVDWATAEGLCLNEGANLVSIHNRNDHQLVKALIRAHDPSENPTWLGLSNCQKRDSWFWSDGTKYDYSKWNKNEPNHSNNECCVHVNWGDQKEWNDIPCNQAYPFVCVKRPA